The DNA region GGCTGCTCGACGGAGACAGGATCGGCTCCGACAACGACGgcgcccgcgccgtcgccgaACAGGGCCTGCATGATGAGGGTGTCGGCCTGGGCCTCGTGGGGCGCGCGGAAGAGGATGAGCGTGAGCTCGGCGCAGGCCACGAGGACGCGCGCGCCGCGGTTGTTCTCGGCGATGTCCTTGGCGACGCGGAgcgcggcggaggcgctggAGCAGCCGTTCATGTAGAGCATGGTGCGGCGCACGGTGGGGCGCAGGCCGAGCAGCGACGCGAGGTGGAAGTCGGTGCCGGGCATGTGGGCGCCGGAGTAGGTGCTGACGACGAGGTGGGTGATTTCCGTCGCCGGACGGCCCCACTCGGCGATggcctccgccgcggcggccgcggtgagctcggggacggcggtggCCACGATGTCCTGCCGCGCGTCCAGGGATGGAAACCTGCGGTCGGTGAACTCGGGGTGGCTGTCCAGCAGCTCCTCCGTGTGGTGGAAGTAGCGTTTCTTGATCGCCGATTTTTCGCCTGGAGAAACAATTAAGTTAACATACTGAGCAACAGAGCGGACAATGCAACTTACAAATAAACACAAAATTGTATTATTTTTACATTACTTACAGATTCTTCGGAGCTTGGCTTTAAGGTTAACGAGATGCTCGCTCTTGGTGACGCGGAAGTAGTAGTCGGCGTAGTCCTCCTGCTTCACGCAGTTCGGCGGGTTCGCCGTCCCGATGGCGAGCACGGTGGCCGGACCATCTGCCCGCGGCCCCCGCCTTGTGCCGTTGATGGCCGCGACCGGACTCGCTATTGGGTTGCCGAGCAGCGAGGTCATCCTGTACGCCGACTCGTACCAGCCTATAGACTGTAGTATTCAGCTACGTGCCTGATAAGTCAGTAGCCACCTGATGGGAGATGGATGTGCCAAGATTGTCACGCACACTATATATAAAGGGAGTCATCTCCGTCACGAAGTGTAGGAAGccctaaaataaatttaagGCTCGCACATAATTAAAATGGTTTATATATCTTTGCTCTATTTCCACGGCCAGAGCATTCGTCCCTGGCATTTGTCCGTCCCTGGCATTTGTCCCTTATGGTTCTGTATTTTGTACTCCGAGAAGCCATTTAAGTACCGGATAAAGTCTCCAGCCGGTATTAAAGTGTGTCACCGATATCTAGGGGCAACGGCTAGTGCCACTTTAGTACCCGGGGTTCCAGCCGGTATTAAACGGCGCTGAGGATATTTAGTATCGGCTGGAGGCTCGAGCCGGTACTAAATGAAGAGATCTAAGTACCGGCTGAGCcaccagccggtactaacgTGCATTCATCTATATATCAGCATCTTTCTTCCTGCCTAAGCCCGAGCCATTCATTTGGAGTTTGGACTTCTTTTTCCCATGCCATTTTAGAGAGGAGGTGTTATCTATTTTTCTCAAGATTGGTGAGAATTTCATGCATCCAAGTgctcaaaaggttagcaacttTATCATCTCTTCTTCGATCCTCTCTTTTTTGATGGTCTTTATGTTTCGTTTCATGCTTTATACTTAGATAAATTTGTGATTATTAGAAAGAGTGAGAATGAGCATGATTTTTTAATATTTACACATTCTTTTGAGACATGTAGCTAGAAGCGATGACTAGAATTTGAATATGGTTAGTTGCATGAGGGAAATGTAGAGTATTTTTTTTCAATTAATTTCAAGTGACATGTGTGTATATATTATTATGCTAATATTTATTTTCAATTAATTTCAGGTGACGCGTGTATTTCCAAGGGCGGCCATTATTGTTATGCTTTGAAGCTAGTGAAATGTATAATTAGCGAATGTGAAATATCTAATTTTTCAAAGTGAAAAATATATACTTGGTATTTATTTTGTATTATGAaggaattattttgacactctaatgatgtatttATTCAGGCTCCAATTGAAACCATCGAGATGTaaaaaaaatttattttggaaTATATATCTGTCGTTAACCTTTACCATAAGGTGACGACACTGTCATTCGGAGCCAACATGATATTCACGCCATGGTGCGGTATAAGAACGTGATGATGGAGTACGGTCTCAGTCCCAATGAAAAAATCCTCACGTTTGAGCGAGGTGAGGATGCCACCATTCAGACCAAGGCCGTACTCTTTCATCACGTCCTTGTACCGCACCGTATCGCGGATATCAATGTTGGCCCAAATGCGTGAGTTGCATGAATGGTACATGAGGGCCACTGCAGATGGAGATGTAATGTTTGCTGCTCGGGTTAAAGATAGCGATTTACATCGAGGGCTAGCTGGCATATGGATCGAGTTTGTGAACCTTTGGATTTTATACCATCACGACGCCTTGGACAAGTCCCTCATCAGTGTATTTTTTACATAAGTGTTTCttcttatttttatattataGCTCAACTACTCATGTGCTTTCTCATTCTCTCTTTTTTATTGTATCGTATAGGATGAAGGCGAAAGAATGCCGAAGAAAGGGCTACTACCACATCGGCTTCGTGAACCCGGATGTTATAAACAGAATAGTGTAAACAGATGGCCAAATCGGACAGAGAACAATATATTCATGGTCTTGGATAGGCAGTATACTTGTACATTTATTATGTTGCCGTACAACTTCAAGTGAGTATTTCTACTCTATTTTCATCCCTTCAATTTGATAATAAGTATATCCAACATTtgatatgtatatatgtatcaACAATTTTCACTGGATCTTGCTCAGTATCGAGATTGATCGAGCCTGAGTTGTGGTGTTCGACGGAAAGAGAACGCTAATAACACAATACCAAAACTTCATGGACATCATCCAGAAAGAATGAGCTCGCTTCATAAAAAAGTACATAGAAGTCGTAGACACGCCGTGTGATCTTTATATCAAGACTGACTTTCCGGTATGAATACAATTCGCACACCTAGTGTCATTTTGTTAAACATCATGAATAGTTTATAACCCATCTATATATAGTGTATGAGACAGGCGGAAGAAAACAACTTATGTGACTATTATATGAGTGGATCCACGAATTTACTAGCCCAAACAAAATGACGTAATAAGATTTCGATGTACCTATCAAATTAATAATAATTTATTATTTTTAATTACGTACATGTATGAATTTTAAAATAACGATGTTTGTATGTGACAGTTTTGAAAAATGAAAGAAGGCCTCATCGAATCAGAAAGACtcagggcaattcaagaatCATTCTATGGATTCCTGATGGATGATGTGATAAATCCCGCCAGTAAATTTTATGCCGATCATAGGATAAGTGTAtgtcaattggatgaaaacaagGAAGATGATGAACAGGAGTAATATTTAAAGTACTTGTAATGAAACAACTTATGTGGCTAATTGTAATATTTATAATATTTGATCCCAAGTGTAATATTTGAAGTGTATATAAACtgtatatatataattaatatatatatagtttTTGCTATGCGAGATATGAATACGAATATGAATGCTAGTTATACACATACGGATATGGATAGAATACAAATACGAATTAAAactaaaaagaaaaaggaaagaaaaaagcaaacaataaaaaaataaaCTTAGTACTGGCTGGTGTTACCGCCAGTTTAGTAAAGTTTACCAGCAGCTGGTACTAAATACGGCATTTAGTACGGGCATTACGGCATTTAGTACCGGGCATTTGGCCTGTTACTAAATGCATGCCACTTTAGTACCATCCAGGCGGTATCGGGCGGGAAACCGGTACCAAGCGGGCTATGCTCGGATCCATAGCGGTGTTCGTTTATTCATATTCTAAATTTCTAATACTTATGTAGGTATTTTACAATATTTATTTTCCATACGTGATAGAGATAGATTTTGATAAGGAATTACTCTATATGAATTTCATCCGCATTTGTAGTCTTTCCTTCGCATCACACCTCCAAACGTGTTTAACTTGTTTTTATACAATGACAAAGGTTGATAATTTAGATGTGAATTTAGTAGTTATTTTAGATTATTTTTGTAATACTCTAGGCCAGTACTTTAGATAAAAGACTGACTTG from Panicum hallii strain FIL2 chromosome 9, PHallii_v3.1, whole genome shotgun sequence includes:
- the LOC112877195 gene encoding bisdemethoxycurcumin synthase-like isoform X1, encoding MTSLLGNPIASPVAAINGTRRGPRADGPATVLAIGTANPPNCVKQEDYADYYFRVTKSEHLVNLKAKLRRICEKSAIKKRYFHHTEELLDSHPEFTDRRFPSLDARQDIVATAVPELTAAAAAEAIAEWGRPATEITHLVVSTYSGAHMPGTDFHLASLLGLRPTVRRTMLYMNGCSSASAALRVAKDIAENNRGARVLVACAELTLILFRAPHEAQADTLIMQALFGDGAGAVVVGADPVSVEQPDFEMVSASQAMIPESKDMAKGRLREDGLLFLPSREMPSLVRENIERCVVNALSPLDISGGWNDLFWAVHPGGRAILDSVEAGLGLDPRKLEASRHVLREYGNMSGPSVIFVLDELRRQQEENGMGVMVGIGPGISVETMVLRATGSQKKI
- the LOC112877195 gene encoding bisdemethoxycurcumin synthase-like isoform X2: MTSLLGNPIASPVAAINGTRRGPRADGPATVLAIGTANPPNCVKQEDYADYYFRVTKSEHLVNLKAKLRRICEKSAIKKRYFHHTEELLDSHPEFTDRRFPSLDARQDIVATAVPELTAAAAAEAIAEWGRPATEITHLVVSTYSGAHMPGTDFHLASLLGLRPTVRRTMLYMNGCSSASAALRVAKDIAENNRGARVLVACAELTLILFRAPHEAQADTLIMQALFGDGAGAVVVGADPVSVEQPDFEMVSASQAMIPESKDMAKGRLREDGLLFLPSREMPSLVRENIERCVVNALSPLDISGGWNDLFWAVHPGGRAILDSVEAGLGLDPRKLEASRHVLREYGNMSGPSENGMGVMVGIGPGISVETMVLRATGSQKKI